Proteins found in one bacterium genomic segment:
- the lysS gene encoding lysine--tRNA ligase, with translation MASLEEIREERIKKLNALKSKGINSYPISTAIGFSLEEAVSGFNLFLKKKKAIVLGGRIKAIRGQGAIIFFDIYDGTGSMQGLIKKGELDDKLHALFGETVDIGDFIEIKGKLFITKRKEKTLLVSEWKILAKSLRPLPDKWHGLQDVEERFRRRYLDTLMSPEVKERFVVRSKIITALRNALNESGYLEVETPILQPLAGGALAEPFKTHHNALDIDLYLRIAPELYLKELLVGGFSKVYEIGRNFRNEGIDVTHNPEFTMLEFYESFSDAAEQRVFVEKMIKQVVKSITKKSSLAYDGAMIDFSKKWSVISYFDLLKRYALILNPESIDREELRIKANQFGVTVADKDSTEKIMDNIYKKLCRPKLIQPTFITDYPKAFSPFAKQSAKDPALIDRFQLVVGGLEMVNAFSELNDPIEQRERYMEQDKKRRGGEADVSPSDESYLEAMEYGMPPAGGVGLGVDRLIMLLTDTKNIREVILFPTLRPKQV, from the coding sequence GTGGCTTCATTAGAAGAAATTAGAGAGGAGCGGATCAAAAAACTAAATGCTCTCAAGAGCAAGGGGATAAATTCGTATCCTATTTCTACCGCAATCGGATTTTCTCTCGAAGAAGCAGTATCTGGTTTTAATCTGTTCCTAAAAAAGAAAAAAGCGATCGTGCTTGGCGGACGAATAAAAGCGATCCGAGGACAAGGTGCGATCATATTTTTTGATATATATGATGGGACGGGTTCTATGCAAGGACTTATCAAAAAAGGAGAACTCGACGACAAACTGCATGCGCTCTTTGGCGAGACGGTAGATATTGGCGATTTTATTGAGATCAAGGGAAAATTATTTATTACGAAACGAAAAGAGAAAACACTCCTTGTTTCTGAATGGAAAATTCTTGCAAAAAGTTTGCGTCCGCTTCCGGACAAGTGGCACGGTCTTCAGGATGTTGAAGAGCGATTCCGCAGACGCTATCTCGATACACTTATGTCACCGGAAGTGAAAGAGCGATTTGTGGTTCGGTCAAAAATCATTACGGCGCTTCGCAACGCCCTCAACGAAAGCGGATATCTTGAGGTGGAAACACCAATCCTTCAGCCGCTTGCTGGAGGCGCGCTTGCAGAGCCGTTCAAAACTCACCATAATGCGCTCGATATTGATCTATATTTGCGCATAGCGCCGGAACTCTATCTCAAAGAACTTCTTGTGGGAGGATTTTCAAAGGTGTATGAGATCGGGAGAAACTTCAGGAATGAGGGGATCGATGTCACCCACAATCCGGAATTCACGATGCTTGAATTCTATGAAAGTTTTAGTGATGCGGCAGAACAGCGCGTCTTTGTCGAAAAAATGATTAAACAGGTTGTTAAATCTATCACCAAAAAATCTTCTCTTGCGTACGATGGTGCCATGATCGATTTCTCAAAAAAATGGAGTGTCATTTCTTATTTCGACCTTTTGAAACGCTATGCGCTTATTCTCAATCCGGAATCGATCGATCGAGAAGAGCTTCGGATTAAAGCGAACCAATTTGGTGTCACTGTCGCCGACAAAGATTCGACGGAAAAAATTATGGATAATATTTATAAAAAACTCTGTCGCCCGAAACTTATCCAGCCCACATTTATTACTGATTATCCTAAAGCATTTTCTCCTTTTGCAAAACAAAGCGCCAAAGATCCTGCGCTCATCGATCGTTTCCAGCTTGTTGTTGGCGGTCTTGAGATGGTGAACGCATTTTCAGAGTTGAATGATCCTATTGAACAACGAGAGCGTTATATGGAACAAGACAAAAAACGTCGCGGCGGAGAAGCCGACGTATCTCCTTCCGATGAAAGTTATCTCGAAGCGATGGAATACGGCATGCCACCTGCTGGCGGAGTAGGTCTCGGAGTGGATCGTCTCATTATGCTTTTGACCGATACCAAAAATATCCGCGAAGTGATTCTTTTCCCGACATTAAGACCAAAACAAGTCTAA
- a CDS encoding rod shape-determining protein: MINKFYKMFSNDMGIDLGTANTLVYLRDHGIVINEPSVVALNQKTGQVVAVGDQARQMLGRTPTHITAIRPLVDGVISNFEVTEEMLAYLINKGKKISKKGARPRVVIGVPSGVTNVEMRAVYDATKNAGAREVHIIEEPMAAAIGIKLPVKDPVGSMIIDIGGGTTDIAVISLGGIVRSKNLRVAGDRLNDDIISYIRDEFKILIGERTAEGIKIAIGSVVDSNTPMEAPIRGRDLVTGLPREVIITDSDVREAIAPSVGVLVDSVKEVLETTPPEILSDVMNRGIVLVGGGALIKGIDGLLAQILKIPVYIAHEPLTAVARGTGIVLEDLEGFHDVIIDTQDDLPPR; the protein is encoded by the coding sequence ATGATAAATAAATTCTACAAAATGTTTTCCAATGATATGGGAATTGACCTCGGGACCGCAAACACACTGGTCTATTTACGCGATCATGGGATTGTTATCAATGAACCATCAGTTGTGGCACTTAATCAAAAAACGGGACAGGTGGTTGCTGTGGGTGATCAGGCGCGACAAATGCTCGGACGCACGCCGACTCATATTACCGCAATTCGTCCTCTCGTTGATGGCGTGATATCAAATTTTGAAGTGACTGAAGAAATGCTTGCGTATCTGATCAACAAAGGGAAGAAGATTTCCAAGAAAGGCGCTCGACCGCGCGTAGTCATCGGAGTTCCTTCTGGAGTTACCAACGTAGAAATGCGTGCGGTATATGATGCAACAAAAAATGCGGGGGCACGAGAAGTACATATTATCGAAGAGCCCATGGCGGCCGCAATTGGCATCAAGCTTCCCGTTAAAGATCCCGTAGGAAGCATGATCATTGATATCGGCGGGGGGACAACCGATATAGCAGTAATCTCGCTCGGCGGAATTGTTCGATCTAAAAATTTAAGAGTTGCAGGTGACCGGCTTAATGATGACATTATTTCGTATATTCGTGATGAGTTTAAAATATTAATCGGTGAGCGAACTGCAGAGGGAATCAAGATTGCTATAGGTTCAGTAGTTGATAGCAATACCCCCATGGAAGCTCCTATACGAGGGCGTGATTTGGTAACAGGATTGCCACGAGAAGTAATAATCACCGATTCGGACGTACGAGAAGCGATTGCGCCATCCGTTGGTGTACTTGTGGATTCAGTTAAGGAAGTTCTTGAAACTACGCCCCCCGAAATTCTTTCTGATGTCATGAACCGAGGAATCGTACTTGTTGGCGGAGGAGCGTTAATCAAGGGCATTGATGGACTTCTCGCGCAAATTCTAAAAATTCCGGTATATATTGCACACGAACCTTTGACTGCCGTAGCGCGTGGCACGGGAATCGTACTTGAAGATCTTGAAGGTTTTCACGATGTTATCATAGATACTCAAGATGATTTACCACCGCGATAA
- the mraZ gene encoding division/cell wall cluster transcriptional repressor MraZ: MVIFKSPLRTTGVLPISILALLVRNLGRSLKKSTMLIGEYRHTIDPKKRLSLPAKFRQEMGKKVVITRGLENCLFVYPIKAWKEKVDKLLELPMGQADSRGFSRFMLSGAVETEVDALGRILVPDFLRDFGRLKGTVAVIGVGERAELWDEGAWDAYKGTIEKQADALAEKLGSVGAI; this comes from the coding sequence GTGGTGATTTTTAAAAGCCCACTTCGCACCACAGGAGTACTTCCAATTTCTATACTCGCATTGCTCGTAAGAAATTTAGGTCGTTCGCTAAAAAAATCTACCATGCTTATCGGAGAATACCGCCACACCATCGACCCCAAAAAACGCCTGTCACTACCGGCGAAGTTTCGTCAGGAGATGGGGAAGAAAGTTGTCATCACGCGCGGTCTCGAAAATTGTCTCTTCGTATATCCGATCAAAGCGTGGAAGGAGAAAGTCGACAAGCTTTTGGAGCTTCCGATGGGACAGGCGGATTCTCGAGGGTTCAGTCGTTTTATGCTCTCGGGCGCGGTAGAAACGGAAGTTGATGCGCTCGGACGAATCCTTGTTCCTGATTTCTTGCGCGACTTCGGGCGACTCAAGGGAACCGTGGCGGTGATCGGAGTCGGAGAGCGAGCAGAACTTTGGGATGAGGGTGCATGGGATGCATACAAAGGCACGATTGAGAAGCAGGCGGATGCGTTGGCCGAAAAACTAGGAAGTGTGGGGGCGATTTAA
- a CDS encoding penicillin-binding transpeptidase domain-containing protein, whose protein sequence is MNFHRKKKKINPKHWNKEIAPDEIFLDSKNLPQFNTQQFEGRIERPIGEHIIVILGMFFLIVGILFVGRVWFLQIAQGDTYAKRSENNRLEHIPIFAKRGIIFDKNKNELAWNMFEEGKDIAKRVYIQKDGFGHVLGYVSYPSKDSKGFFYQEEFEGKNGVEKKYNDLLAGQNGIKLIEVNALGVIQSESFMQPPSDGRDLELTVDGRIQEKLYELIKQTAEDRGFVGGAGVVMDIHSGEILALTNFPEYSPKVLSDGDDDETISGYINSEKKPFLNRAVGGLYTPGSIVKPFIAIGALNEHIIDPDKKILSTGSISIPNPFLPDVTSIFMDWKAHGWVNMREALGVSSNVYFYAIGGGYEDQRGLGIVNIGKYTRMFGLGQYTGVDMSGEEQGTIPSPEWKEKNFNGEVWRIGDTYHTAIGQYGFQVTPIQIARAIGAIARGGVLVTPHILSRVAGDTSPVLPQETKIDISGDYFTIVREGMRNVILGGTGSALNTFGVTVAAKTGTAELGVTKKFVNSWVTGFFPYENPKYSFAIVMEHGSRENLVGASYVMRNLLDWMVVNTPEYVK, encoded by the coding sequence ATGAATTTTCATCGTAAAAAAAAGAAAATAAACCCCAAACATTGGAACAAAGAAATCGCCCCTGACGAGATTTTTCTTGATTCTAAAAATCTACCACAGTTTAATACACAACAATTTGAGGGTAGAATCGAGCGACCAATTGGGGAACATATAATAGTAATTCTGGGTATGTTTTTTCTGATCGTTGGGATTCTCTTTGTCGGACGAGTCTGGTTCTTGCAGATTGCACAAGGTGATACATACGCAAAACGAAGCGAGAACAATCGCCTCGAGCATATTCCGATATTTGCCAAACGAGGAATTATTTTCGATAAAAATAAAAATGAGCTCGCATGGAACATGTTTGAAGAGGGGAAGGACATTGCAAAACGAGTATATATTCAGAAGGATGGTTTCGGTCATGTACTTGGGTATGTTTCGTATCCGTCAAAAGACAGCAAAGGGTTTTTCTATCAGGAAGAATTTGAGGGGAAAAATGGGGTTGAAAAAAAATACAATGATCTTCTTGCGGGACAAAATGGGATAAAGCTCATCGAAGTAAATGCGCTGGGGGTGATACAGTCGGAAAGTTTCATGCAACCTCCATCCGATGGAAGAGACCTCGAACTTACGGTTGATGGGCGTATTCAAGAAAAACTATATGAATTGATAAAACAAACAGCAGAGGATCGTGGATTTGTTGGTGGCGCAGGTGTTGTTATGGATATACATAGCGGAGAAATCCTTGCGCTAACTAATTTTCCGGAATATTCACCCAAAGTACTTTCTGATGGGGATGATGATGAAACAATCTCTGGATATATTAACAGTGAGAAAAAGCCGTTTCTCAACCGCGCAGTAGGAGGTTTGTATACACCAGGTTCCATCGTCAAGCCATTTATTGCAATTGGTGCTCTCAATGAACATATTATTGACCCTGATAAGAAAATATTAAGCACGGGTTCAATTTCAATTCCCAATCCTTTTTTACCCGATGTCACATCTATCTTTATGGATTGGAAAGCTCATGGATGGGTCAATATGCGTGAGGCGCTTGGTGTTTCATCGAATGTTTATTTCTACGCCATCGGAGGCGGGTATGAAGATCAGCGTGGTTTGGGAATTGTAAATATTGGCAAATACACAAGAATGTTTGGCTTGGGGCAATATACGGGCGTTGATATGTCAGGTGAAGAACAAGGCACGATTCCGAGTCCCGAATGGAAAGAGAAAAATTTTAATGGAGAAGTATGGAGAATTGGCGATACCTATCATACCGCTATAGGGCAATATGGATTTCAAGTCACTCCAATACAAATTGCTCGTGCTATCGGAGCTATTGCGCGAGGAGGGGTTCTTGTTACACCGCACATACTTTCTCGAGTTGCAGGAGATACATCGCCAGTTCTTCCCCAGGAAACAAAAATTGATATCAGTGGGGATTATTTTACTATTGTGCGTGAGGGAATGCGTAATGTAATTTTGGGGGGTACTGGATCAGCACTTAATACCTTTGGAGTAACGGTTGCTGCTAAAACAGGGACAGCCGAATTGGGGGTAACGAAAAAATTTGTTAACTCATGGGTTACTGGATTTTTCCCTTATGAAAATCCTAAGTATTCATTTGCGATAGTTATGGAGCACGGATCTCGTGAGAATCTTGTCGGGGCTTCATACGTGATGCGTAATCTACTTGACTGGATGGTTGTTAATACGCCGGAATATGTTAAATAA
- the rsmH gene encoding 16S rRNA (cytosine(1402)-N(4))-methyltransferase RsmH, producing MSHIPVLLHEVMDGLQIKPDDVVLDGTINGGGHSLAISKLLRKKGVIIGMDRDEEALKRSKVALKDSLARVILINDNFRNLDTALEKNGFKYADKILLDIGLSSDQLEDSGRGFSFQKDESLLMTFKAYPDENDVTAREIVNTWEGENIETIIYGFGEEKFAKRITTAIVARRKEKPIETTQELVEVIKKNVPRWYAQGRVNCATKTFQALRMAVNDELGALEQGLTNGVKKLKSGGRIAVISFHSLEDRLIKKFFKEKKEEGIFNSITKKPITPSREEVVNNKRSRSAKLRIAQKN from the coding sequence ATGTCACACATACCAGTTCTTTTACATGAAGTTATGGACGGTCTTCAAATAAAGCCGGACGATGTTGTCCTTGATGGGACAATCAATGGCGGGGGACACAGCCTAGCAATATCAAAGTTGTTAAGGAAAAAGGGGGTGATTATCGGAATGGATCGCGACGAAGAAGCACTCAAACGCTCCAAAGTTGCGCTCAAAGATTCTCTCGCCCGTGTCATTCTTATCAATGATAATTTCAGAAATCTGGATACGGCGCTTGAGAAGAATGGTTTTAAATACGCGGATAAAATACTGCTTGATATCGGACTCTCGAGTGACCAGCTTGAAGATTCGGGGAGGGGATTTTCATTTCAAAAAGACGAGTCACTTCTCATGACGTTCAAAGCGTATCCAGACGAAAACGACGTGACCGCGCGAGAGATCGTGAACACATGGGAAGGCGAGAATATCGAAACGATCATCTACGGGTTTGGAGAAGAGAAGTTTGCAAAGAGGATCACTACTGCAATTGTCGCCCGACGGAAAGAAAAACCCATTGAGACGACCCAAGAGCTCGTGGAGGTTATCAAAAAAAATGTTCCGCGATGGTATGCGCAAGGGAGAGTCAATTGCGCAACCAAAACATTTCAAGCGCTTCGGATGGCGGTGAACGATGAACTCGGTGCTCTTGAGCAAGGACTTACCAATGGCGTGAAAAAATTAAAAAGTGGAGGGAGGATTGCGGTCATATCATTCCACAGCCTTGAAGATCGTCTCATTAAAAAATTTTTTAAAGAAAAAAAAGAAGAAGGAATTTTTAATAGTATTACCAAAAAACCAATAACGCCGAGTAGGGAAGAAGTGGTTAACAATAAACGATCACGTAGCGCAAAATTACGCATAGCACAAAAAAATTAA
- the mreC gene encoding rod shape-determining protein MreC, with the protein MIYHRDNKQGGRNKLLAILAIFFFFYLFTFSPIGSFTKHLVEKYAPFLWGVSNQLALTPSQMFSALYSKTSIIEENATLKKEIRDMSLKLLDRNLLYEENLALKERLGRNGDGQTTIARVIAKPPRSFYDTLVIDVGSKQGITGGENVLYGDAIMIGEISEVSEKTSKVRLFSSSGENISVTIGKHSVPAVAVGLGGGNFEIKIPRDTHIALGDNILVPSLMPHFLGVIEYIESKESDPFERILFKSPISPLEIEIVEILIEESR; encoded by the coding sequence ATGATTTACCACCGCGATAATAAACAAGGAGGAAGAAATAAACTTCTTGCAATACTTGCAATATTCTTTTTCTTTTATCTTTTTACATTCTCACCCATAGGAAGTTTCACTAAGCACCTCGTAGAAAAGTACGCTCCTTTTTTATGGGGGGTGAGTAATCAGCTCGCTCTTACACCTTCACAGATGTTTTCCGCGCTCTATTCCAAAACTTCGATTATAGAAGAGAACGCAACACTAAAAAAAGAGATACGCGACATGAGCTTGAAACTCCTTGATCGTAATTTATTATACGAAGAAAATCTCGCACTCAAAGAACGACTTGGGAGAAATGGTGATGGACAAACAACCATCGCGCGAGTAATCGCAAAACCTCCACGATCATTTTATGACACGCTCGTGATCGATGTGGGAAGCAAGCAGGGGATTACGGGGGGCGAAAATGTGCTTTATGGCGACGCTATTATGATTGGTGAAATTTCGGAAGTTTCTGAAAAAACTTCGAAAGTAAGACTTTTTTCATCATCAGGCGAGAATATCAGTGTAACAATCGGGAAGCATTCAGTGCCCGCAGTTGCGGTTGGGTTAGGTGGAGGAAATTTTGAAATTAAAATTCCTCGTGATACCCACATTGCTCTTGGAGACAATATTCTTGTCCCTTCTCTCATGCCTCATTTTCTTGGTGTCATTGAGTATATAGAATCAAAAGAAAGTGACCCATTTGAACGCATTTTATTCAAAAGTCCAATATCGCCCTTAGAAATTGAAATTGTAGAGATACTTATTGAGGAGTCTCGCTAG
- a CDS encoding penicillin-binding protein 2 gives MWVLYAGVFLFSFILIARLFSIQVIHGDEYREQAERQYSIGGNGNFDRGSIFFTEKNGERISAATVEAGYTIAINPKLIVNAQDVYNKINSITPLDKISFLEKTNKKDDPYEEVVKRLDQEDALSIQKFDITGVTIEKDKWRLYPGGKTAAHLLGFVGYKDDMLAGRYGLEAYYDDVLQKNHENLYSNFFAEAFSLSKSFFEKNGWHEGDVVTSIEPSVQGFLETSLAGIMKKWNSNLSGGIIMDPKTGEIYALANAPDFDPNTFGKEKNSSVFLNPIVESTYEMGSIIKPLTMAAGLDAGVVKPETTYDDKGFVVVDNSTIKNFDGKGRGVVPMQEVLDESLNTGAVFVMQKLGKDRFRDYMTRYGLEEETGIDLPGEVRGSLKNLDENAKNKRMVEYATAAFGQGISMTPIATARALSVLANKGKIVTPYVVKEINYAVGFSRTTVTDNAKPILRPETSETITRMLVHVVDNSLLGGTVKMEHYSIAAKTGTAQMAREDGKGYYDDRYLHTFFGYFPAYNPRFIVFLYTKYPKNVKYAAYTLTAPFMDITKFLINYYNIPPDR, from the coding sequence ATGTGGGTACTGTATGCGGGGGTTTTTCTCTTTAGTTTTATTCTCATTGCACGCCTATTCTCAATCCAAGTCATCCATGGGGATGAGTATCGCGAACAAGCAGAGCGACAGTATAGCATTGGAGGGAACGGAAATTTTGATCGCGGGTCCATATTTTTTACAGAAAAAAACGGGGAACGTATCAGTGCAGCAACAGTTGAAGCGGGGTATACCATTGCGATTAATCCAAAACTCATCGTAAATGCGCAAGATGTGTATAACAAAATCAACAGCATTACCCCGCTCGACAAAATTTCTTTTTTGGAAAAAACGAATAAAAAAGACGATCCCTATGAAGAGGTAGTAAAACGCTTGGATCAAGAAGATGCACTATCAATTCAAAAATTTGATATCACGGGGGTCACGATAGAAAAAGATAAATGGCGATTATACCCCGGCGGAAAAACAGCAGCGCACCTTCTTGGGTTCGTTGGGTACAAAGATGACATGTTGGCAGGGAGGTATGGTCTCGAGGCATACTATGATGATGTGTTGCAGAAGAACCATGAAAACCTTTACTCTAATTTTTTCGCTGAAGCATTCTCGCTTTCAAAATCTTTTTTTGAAAAAAATGGATGGCATGAAGGCGATGTTGTTACATCAATAGAGCCATCTGTGCAAGGTTTTCTCGAGACCTCTCTCGCGGGGATTATGAAAAAATGGAATTCTAATTTGTCGGGTGGAATTATTATGGACCCGAAGACGGGTGAGATTTATGCTCTTGCAAATGCTCCTGACTTTGATCCAAATACATTTGGAAAAGAAAAAAACTCAAGCGTTTTTCTCAACCCCATCGTCGAGAGCACCTACGAAATGGGTTCTATTATCAAGCCGCTTACGATGGCGGCAGGGCTTGATGCGGGCGTGGTGAAGCCGGAAACGACCTATGATGACAAAGGGTTTGTGGTTGTTGACAATTCAACCATAAAAAACTTTGATGGAAAGGGACGGGGTGTGGTTCCGATGCAAGAAGTGCTTGACGAGTCTCTTAATACAGGCGCCGTGTTTGTGATGCAGAAACTGGGAAAAGACCGTTTCAGGGATTATATGACGCGGTATGGATTGGAAGAAGAGACGGGTATTGATTTGCCGGGCGAAGTGCGTGGGTCTTTAAAAAATTTGGATGAGAACGCAAAAAATAAAAGGATGGTTGAGTATGCGACCGCCGCATTCGGGCAAGGCATTTCAATGACTCCCATTGCGACCGCGCGAGCGCTTTCCGTACTTGCAAATAAGGGGAAAATAGTCACACCGTATGTAGTGAAGGAAATCAATTACGCGGTGGGTTTTTCGCGGACAACCGTTACCGACAATGCAAAGCCTATCTTAAGACCGGAAACTTCTGAAACAATCACACGAATGCTCGTTCATGTCGTGGACAATTCACTTCTTGGTGGAACGGTAAAAATGGAACATTACAGTATTGCTGCGAAAACAGGTACTGCCCAGATGGCGCGCGAAGACGGGAAGGGATACTATGATGACCGATATTTGCACACCTTTTTTGGCTATTTCCCTGCGTATAATCCAAGGTTTATCGTTTTTCTGTATACAAAATACCCCAAGAACGTCAAATATGCCGCATACACGCTCACTGCTCCATTTATGGATATTACAAAATTCTTGATAAACTATTACAATATTCCGCCGGACAGATAA
- the murF gene encoding UDP-N-acetylmuramoyl-tripeptide--D-alanyl-D-alanine ligase, with protein sequence MELIKSIAKKIIVVIITLEARLVIKKYKPKIIAITGSVGKTSTKDAVYEVIATSFIARKSEKSFNSEIGIPLTILGVSNAWGNPLLWAKNILSGLALILLRKHYPQWLVLEVGLEKPGDIRDVTKWLTPDIVIMTKFSDVPVHVEFFSSPAALMEEKAALVDVLKKEGLLVLNYDDEKVLALKQKSKSAVFTFGFSDEATIRASHDEIEYDKEGNPEGTIFKVNHDGTAVPAHLPGTVGRQYIYSVLAALCVGSFLKINMITMVEAVAKFKTPNGRSRVIKGVKNTYIIDDTYNSSPIAVEAAIATLSQFKTKGRKIAVLGDMLELGKYAVTEHKRIGTLAGGVCNTLLCIGVRARYFAEGAEIGGLSEKNIFQFDDTKEAGKFLELFIKDSDVILVKGSQSMRMERIVEEIMAHPEEKGELLVRQEEEWQTR encoded by the coding sequence ATGGAACTTATTAAATCTATAGCTAAAAAAATTATCGTTGTGATCATTACACTTGAAGCACGGCTGGTCATAAAAAAATACAAGCCCAAGATCATTGCGATCACGGGGAGTGTAGGGAAGACTTCAACCAAGGATGCCGTGTATGAAGTGATTGCAACCTCTTTCATTGCGCGGAAAAGCGAAAAGAGCTTCAACAGTGAGATCGGTATTCCGCTCACGATTTTAGGAGTTTCAAATGCATGGGGGAATCCTTTGTTGTGGGCAAAAAATATTTTGTCGGGGCTTGCGCTCATTCTCTTACGAAAACATTATCCGCAATGGCTCGTGCTTGAGGTCGGACTTGAAAAGCCAGGGGATATTCGCGACGTAACAAAATGGCTTACTCCCGATATTGTAATTATGACGAAATTTAGTGATGTGCCCGTGCATGTTGAGTTTTTCTCCTCACCCGCGGCTCTCATGGAAGAAAAGGCAGCACTTGTCGATGTTCTTAAAAAAGAAGGGTTACTCGTTTTAAATTATGATGATGAAAAAGTCCTTGCGCTCAAACAAAAAAGTAAGAGCGCGGTCTTTACATTTGGTTTCAGTGATGAGGCGACCATTCGTGCATCTCATGACGAGATTGAATATGACAAAGAAGGAAATCCCGAGGGTACTATTTTTAAAGTTAACCATGACGGCACAGCAGTCCCCGCACATTTACCCGGTACTGTTGGACGCCAATATATTTATTCAGTTCTTGCTGCGCTCTGCGTTGGTTCATTTCTCAAGATAAATATGATTACCATGGTAGAAGCAGTGGCAAAATTTAAAACTCCCAACGGACGCTCGCGTGTAATCAAAGGTGTCAAGAATACATATATTATCGACGACACATACAATTCATCCCCCATAGCAGTAGAAGCAGCCATTGCGACATTATCACAATTTAAAACAAAAGGAAGAAAGATCGCCGTGTTGGGTGATATGCTCGAGCTGGGGAAGTATGCAGTTACGGAACATAAACGCATCGGAACTTTGGCGGGAGGTGTGTGCAATACGCTTTTGTGTATTGGCGTACGAGCACGTTATTTTGCAGAAGGAGCAGAAATAGGCGGGTTAAGTGAGAAAAATATTTTTCAGTTTGATGATACAAAAGAAGCAGGTAAATTTCTTGAATTATTTATTAAAGATAGTGATGTCATATTGGTGAAAGGTTCTCAATCAATGCGAATGGAACGGATCGTAGAAGAAATCATGGCGCATCCGGAAGAGAAGGGGGAGTTGTTGGTACGACAGGAAGAGGAGTGGCAAACGAGATAA
- the greA gene encoding transcription elongation factor GreA → MASEKEYLTKEKLEELTRELEFLKTGRRKEIAEKLEFAKSLGDLSENAEYQEAREDQAGTEERILKLQNILSSAIIITKKKADDVVRIGSAIVVEREGENQTRQYQIVGSEEADMAGGKISNKSPIGEALLGKGKGETVSFDTPGGKTTYKIIDIK, encoded by the coding sequence ATGGCATCAGAAAAAGAATATTTAACGAAAGAAAAACTCGAAGAGCTCACTCGCGAACTTGAATTTTTAAAGACAGGACGAAGAAAGGAAATTGCGGAGAAACTTGAGTTTGCAAAATCACTCGGCGATCTTTCCGAAAACGCGGAATACCAAGAGGCTCGCGAAGATCAGGCGGGAACCGAGGAACGAATTTTAAAACTTCAAAATATTTTATCGTCCGCGATTATTATCACCAAGAAAAAAGCTGATGACGTTGTGCGCATTGGCTCGGCGATAGTCGTAGAACGTGAAGGTGAAAATCAAACACGCCAATACCAGATTGTGGGATCAGAGGAAGCAGATATGGCAGGAGGGAAAATCTCAAATAAATCTCCGATTGGCGAGGCGCTCTTGGGCAAGGGCAAAGGCGAGACGGTTTCGTTTGATACACCGGGCGGAAAAACAACCTATAAGATTATCGACATTAAATAA